AGGTAATTTAAATAAAAGGCGTGTGCTCCGGTTCTATTTGCATAGAGGCGGGGCCTCTGGAGCCGGGAGGCCGGAACACCCAGTCGGGTGGGAGCCCTGGACCTCCTCCTCCCTCCGAGAGACTCTGGGGGCGGGAGCCTTCCGGACCTAATTTGCATGGGGCGGGGCTTGCCTCCCCGAGAGGAGCCGGGTGCCACTTCGCTCTTCAGCCGGCTTCCGCCGCTTCCTTCCGCCTTCCGCCGGCTCTCCTTCTGCTTTCCTGCCGGCTTCTCCGTGTCCCGCCGCCTTCGCGGGGCGCCGAGGCCAGGGCCGGGATGCTGCCCAGACGGCGGCGAGCGCGGGTCGGGCCGCCTGAGGCCGCCCCCTCCTCCGCCGCGCGCTTCCCCGGGGTCGCTATTTACTTGGCCGAGCCACGCATGGGCCGCAGCCGCCGGGCCTTCCTCACACGCCTGGCGCTCTCCAAGGGCTTCCGAGTCCTGGACGCCTACAGGTGCGCGGTCCCGGCGAGGCTCGCGGCCCGGCGGGGCCACCTGCCCGGGGCCCATCTGCGCCGGGGGCGCGGGGCGGGTGCGGCGCGCACGGTCTCGCCTCACTGGGGGCCGTGGCCCGCCCGTGTCGATTCGGCATCACCGTGCCTTCGCGCCCGGTGGGCCGGGGGGCACTGCAGCGTGGCGTGATGACCTGAGCCCAAAATGCCCGTGCTCGGTACTTTGCAGCTGACCAGCCACTTTCACATGTGGTGTTTGTTTCTTTACAGCTGGGGATTTGAAGTCTGAATCGACTTGCGGCGCAGCGGACCCGGGGGCAGAGGGGCACCTGAGGTTTTTGGATTCCAAGTTAGCCCTGGCACTTCTTGGTCGTATGGCGTTTCTGTCAGTTTCCTCTTTGTGCTAGCAATTAGGGCCAGGAGTGTTCTGTAGGACACGGAGAGAACGTATGCCAGACACATCGTCCAGGGCTATGCGGTGTAGTGGTGGTGCTCTGTCCGGCTCTGGATGAATTCGTCTTGCTCTGTTAGCTAAACTGACTTCTCGCCTCAGACTTGAGAAAGTGACTTGAGCCAGGCTCCAAGagtaggacaaaaaaaaaaaaaaaaaaaaagcagttactggagttcccattgtggctcagtgggttaaggacctaacactATCTCCTTGGGGaagtggctttgatccctggccctgctctgtggattaaggatctgcaaGGTGCcacatatgtcacagatgcagcttggatctggtgtggctgtggtggaggcctcagttgcagctccatttttcagcctctagtttgggaacttccatatgccacaggtgtggctgtaaaaaggaaaaaaaaaaaaagctgctataGAAACAATGCTGAGAGTAAGGGAAAGGGGTTCTCATGGTTTTGAGGTTTAAAGAGCAAATGGATCAGGAGCCAGtccctgaagttttttttttaattttttttttttttttttttaatttccccattcCCAGAGGTGTGGAAGAACCACtcaggagaaaataataatagcagcttgAGTGTACTGGGTACTAGTTAAGCCCTTTTgcttattaactcatttaatctttacagcaAAGCCTACAAAGTAGATACATTGTTACCCCTGCTCTGCAGAGGAGGAAATCAGAGTGCAGAGAGAAATTATGTGCCCAAGAGCAGGCAGCAACTATGTGGCAGAGCTGAGGTTCACAGCATTACTTGAACCTCACAGAGCCGAGCAGTTTTGTCCCCTGCACTTAGATGAAGACCCTGTGGTTCCCTGGCCTCTCCTTTCTCTGCGGGgtggagagggagacagacaagTTAGCACAAGAAAGGGTTGGGCTTGTGATTGTAGCTAGAGCGGAGCACCGCAGCTCAGCAGATGCAGGAGTGGTGGAGAAGTCTGCCCGAGGAGCGGCTGGGAAGTCTTTCTGAAGCGGTGACCTCTGTAGAGTAACAGGTGCTCTCACAGGCAGAGGGACAGGCAGAACAAAGGCTGGGAGCCATGAGCGAAGCAGGAAGAAGGGCAGGCCTGGGAAAGGGCTCTGGGCCtcaccccctcctctttcttctgtccAGCCCCGAGGTGACACATGTGGTGATGGAGGGGACCTCAGCAGAGGAGGCCATCTCCTGGCAGGAGCACAGGACGCCGTCCCTTCCCCCGGGTTGCAGCCACCCGGCGCTATTAGACGTAAGCTGGTTCACGGAGAGCATGGCGGCTGGCCAGCCTGTCCCCGTGGAGCGCCGGCACCGCCTGGAGGTGAGCCGGGTGGACCTGAGGGTGGGGCCACCAGCTGGGACAGGTGACAGGGCAGCAGCGTCCTTCAGATGAGGTGGGCAGTGAGGGCTCTGCCCAGACCACCGGGGGCCCAGGGAAGCCAGGCGGTCCCCTCTTCTACTCTCAAAAAGGGAGCAAACTCTTGAGACCCACCCATTTTTCACCTCTTTAGGCCTTTCTTGCTCACCAGGTAGATGAGACTGGGACCCCAATGAGGTGACCCAAGGGCCAGTGGGAGGCTGTCCTTAGGGTGCTGTGAGGTTCATGGCCTCTGCCCACCTCTGTGCTTCCCTGGGGACTCAGGTGGGCTCGGAGCCGGGCTGCACactttcaaatcccagctctgcctggaaGCCACGAGGCCTCGGTATCTGTGAGGCGGGGGTGACAGGCGCTTGGAGCCCACTTGATTGAGAGGATTTTGGTAGGTGGAGTATATACAGCAGGTGGGGTGGCAGGTGGTGCCACTACTGCTGCTCTGGCCTGAAGACCCTGTCCTTGGCCTGCTCTGGCTGCCTCTGCCCCGTGCCTCTGGCAGTTTTGCCCACTCAGAGTTAGCTCCTTCTGTCCAGAGACCCTAGGTGATCACCCAGGGGAGGCAGGGGTCTGGGGCTGCCTGGTCCCCTGCCAACCCTGTAGCTTCAAAGCAGCCTGTACATCGCCTATCCCTAGGTGGCTGTGCCCAGGGAGGAGCTGCCAAGTCCAGCGTGGATGCTGCCCTATGCCTGCCAGCGTCCCACACCCCTCACGCACCACAATGCCAGCCTCTCAGTGAGCCGGGGTGCGGGGGGCGGTGGGGTCCCCCACCTCCCTGAAATGAGGCCAGGCCCTCCCCTGTCCCAGCCTCTCGGAGGGTTAGGGGAGGCACCCTGCCATCCTGGCCCCTCATCAAGGGCTTCTCCCTGCAGGAAGCTCTGGAGACACTGGCGGAGGCAGCAGACTTCGACGGCAGTAAGGGCCGCCACATCTCCTTCTGCAGAGCAGCCTCGGTGCTCAAGGCCCTTCCCAGCCCCGTCACGGCCCTGAGCCAGCTGCAGGGGCTGCCCCACTTCGGAGAGCACTCCCGCAGGGTCATCCAGGTAGGCGCCCACTGAACTTAGCGGGCGGAGTCCTGAACGTGAGTCAGGGTGGGGTGGCCCCGAGCCTGGTCAGAGTGGGTGGCTCAGAGCCCAGGCATGGTGGCAGACAGCACCCAGGCTGCGGCAAGCCACCCCCTTCACTCAGCTTCCTCGTGTGTGAATTGGGGCCACACTGCCTGCCTTAGGGTGGCTGAGAGGACTCAGCCAAGGGAGCTGGAAGGAGCCTGGCAGGCTGGTGGCTGGCTTCACTGGCGTCAGCCCAGACTGTCcaggacagaggaagagaatGGTGAGCACGAGCAGCTCTTTTTAAACTATGAAGAGCTCAAGGCCCCCAAAACGTGAGGGCCAGTGTCCACTTATCTTTGGGCCAACGCATCATGACAAAAAGATACTTTTGAAttcatttatgcttttattttgtattttttagagccaca
This Phacochoerus africanus isolate WHEZ1 chromosome 16, ROS_Pafr_v1, whole genome shotgun sequence DNA region includes the following protein-coding sequences:
- the POLM gene encoding DNA-directed DNA/RNA polymerase mu isoform X1, with product MGRGLPPREEPGATSLFSRLPPLPSAFRRLSFCFPAGFSVSRRLRGAPRPGPGCCPDGGERGSGRLRPPPPPPRASPGSLFTWPSHAWAAAAGPSSHAWRSPRASESWTPTAGDLKSESTCGAADPGAEGHLRFLDSKLALALLGRMAFLPEVTHVVMEGTSAEEAISWQEHRTPSLPPGCSHPALLDVSWFTESMAAGQPVPVERRHRLEVAVPREELPSPAWMLPYACQRPTPLTHHNASLSEALETLAEAADFDGSKGRHISFCRAASVLKALPSPVTALSQLQGLPHFGEHSRRVIQELLEHGVCEEVERVRLSERYQTMKLFTQIFGVGVRTADQWYQEGLRTLDDLREQPQRLTKQQKAGLQHYQDLSALILRSEVEALQQVVEAAVGQVLPGATVTLAGGFRRGKLQGHDVDFLITHPQEGLEEGLLPSVICCLKKQGLVLYHQHQRSQQGDPTHLAQKNRTMDAFEMSFCIFRLPCPPEAAAGGPREPCPSWKAVRVDLVVTPISQFPFALLGWTGSKHFERELRRFSRKEKGLWLSSHGLFDSEQKMLFHVASEEDIFGLLGLEYLPPEQRNA
- the POLM gene encoding DNA-directed DNA/RNA polymerase mu isoform X3, which encodes MGRGLPPREEPGATSLFSRLPPLPSAFRRLSFCFPAGFSVSRRLRGAPRPGPGCCPDGGERGSGRLRPPPPPPRASPGSLFTWPSHAWAAAAGPSSHAWRSPRASESWTPTAGDLKSESTCGAADPGAEGHLSPEVTHVVMEGTSAEEAISWQEHRTPSLPPGCSHPALLDVSWFTESMAAGQPVPVERRHRLEVAVPREELPSPAWMLPYACQRPTPLTHHNASLSEALETLAEAADFDGSKGRHISFCRAASVLKALPSPVTALSQLQGLPHFGEHSRRVIQELLEHGVCEEVERVRLSERYQTMKLFTQIFGVGVRTADQWYQEGLRTLDDLREQPQRLTKQQKAGLQHYQDLSALILRSEVEALQQVVEAAVGQVLPGATVTLAGGFRRGKLQGHDVDFLITHPQEGLEEGLLPSVICCLKKQGLVLYHQHQRSQQGDPTHLAQKNRTMDAFEMSFCIFRLPCPPEAAAGGPREPCPSWKAVRVDLVVTPISQFPFALLGWTGSKHFERELRRFSRKEKGLWLSSHGLFDSEQKMLFHVASEEDIFGLLGLEYLPPEQRNA
- the POLM gene encoding DNA-directed DNA/RNA polymerase mu isoform X2, with the protein product MGRGLPPREEPGATSLFSRLPPLPSAFRRLSFCFPAGFSVSRRLRGAPRPGPGCCPDGGERGSGRLRPPPPPPRASPGSLFTWPSHAWAAAAGPSSHAWRSPRASESWTPTAGDLKSESTCGAADPGAEGHLRFLDSNPEVTHVVMEGTSAEEAISWQEHRTPSLPPGCSHPALLDVSWFTESMAAGQPVPVERRHRLEVAVPREELPSPAWMLPYACQRPTPLTHHNASLSEALETLAEAADFDGSKGRHISFCRAASVLKALPSPVTALSQLQGLPHFGEHSRRVIQELLEHGVCEEVERVRLSERYQTMKLFTQIFGVGVRTADQWYQEGLRTLDDLREQPQRLTKQQKAGLQHYQDLSALILRSEVEALQQVVEAAVGQVLPGATVTLAGGFRRGKLQGHDVDFLITHPQEGLEEGLLPSVICCLKKQGLVLYHQHQRSQQGDPTHLAQKNRTMDAFEMSFCIFRLPCPPEAAAGGPREPCPSWKAVRVDLVVTPISQFPFALLGWTGSKHFERELRRFSRKEKGLWLSSHGLFDSEQKMLFHVASEEDIFGLLGLEYLPPEQRNA